In a genomic window of Leisingera caerulea DSM 24564:
- a CDS encoding DUF4336 domain-containing protein produces the protein MDNKTMLQALGPDIWIVDGPAIQFYKIPFQTRMTVIRLANGDLFLHSPIRYSKQLAAELQALGRIRHLVSPNWIHYAYIAEWAAACPEAIAWASPKVRERAISQGVQVQFDRDLQDSAPQDWAAELDQLIVHGSRAHTEVVFFHKRSKVLVLTDLIENMPSKTLPLWVRPLAWAAGILAPNGKMPIDIWFSFAGNRDKLRKALARMLEWKPETVVLAHGDILRENAPQRLREGFRNLAPCGHGH, from the coding sequence ATGGACAATAAGACCATGCTGCAGGCGCTGGGGCCGGATATCTGGATCGTGGATGGCCCAGCCATCCAGTTCTACAAGATCCCCTTCCAGACCCGGATGACCGTCATCCGCCTGGCGAACGGCGATCTGTTCCTGCACTCGCCGATCCGGTACAGCAAACAGCTGGCGGCGGAGCTGCAGGCGCTGGGGCGTATCCGCCACCTGGTGTCACCTAACTGGATTCACTATGCCTATATCGCGGAGTGGGCCGCGGCCTGTCCGGAGGCCATCGCCTGGGCCTCGCCCAAGGTGCGCGAGCGGGCAATAAGCCAGGGTGTGCAGGTTCAGTTCGACCGCGACCTGCAGGACAGCGCGCCGCAGGACTGGGCGGCGGAGCTGGACCAGCTGATTGTGCATGGCAGCAGGGCGCATACCGAGGTGGTCTTCTTCCATAAGCGTTCCAAGGTGCTGGTGCTGACCGACCTGATCGAGAACATGCCCAGCAAGACGCTGCCGCTCTGGGTGCGGCCGCTGGCCTGGGCCGCGGGCATCCTGGCCCCGAACGGGAAGATGCCCATCGACATCTGGTTTTCCTTCGCAGGCAACCGGGACAAGCTGCGCAAAGCGCTGGCCCGGATGCTGGAGTGGAAACCCGAAACCGTCGTGCTCGCGCATGGCGACATCCTTCGTGAGAATGCACCGCAACGGCTCCGCGAAGGGTTCAGAAACCTGGCGCCCTGCGGGCACGGGCATTGA
- a CDS encoding TRAP transporter substrate-binding protein: MTTRRKFLQSAGVGAMAAPLATPALAQSTIKWRMQTYAGAALAEHVVKPAIDMFNKIAGDRMQIELYYADQLVPTGELFRAMQRGTIDAVQSDDDSMASPTEVTVFGGYFPFASRYSLDVPVLFNQYGLNEIWDAEYSKVGVKHISAGAWDPCHFATKDPINSLADLKGKRVFTFPTAGRFLSQFGVVPVTLPWEDIEVAVQTGELDGIAWSGITEDYTVGWADVTDYFLTNNISGAWAGSFFANMGRWEELPEDLQTLFRVCCDQSHYYRQWWYWGGEASLRVNGDKMKLTTIPDNEWQQVEDAAVKFWDEIAAESETKAKVVEIFKKYNADMQKAGRPYRYG, encoded by the coding sequence ATGACAACTAGACGCAAGTTTTTGCAAAGCGCCGGTGTCGGCGCCATGGCGGCACCGCTGGCCACCCCGGCGCTGGCCCAATCCACCATCAAGTGGCGGATGCAAACGTATGCAGGTGCTGCGCTGGCCGAACACGTGGTTAAACCCGCCATCGACATGTTCAACAAGATCGCCGGCGACCGGATGCAGATCGAGCTTTACTATGCCGACCAGCTGGTCCCCACCGGCGAGCTGTTCCGCGCCATGCAGCGCGGCACCATCGACGCGGTGCAGTCGGATGATGACTCCATGGCCTCGCCCACCGAGGTGACCGTGTTCGGCGGCTACTTCCCCTTTGCCTCGCGCTACTCGCTGGACGTTCCGGTGTTGTTCAACCAGTACGGCCTGAATGAGATCTGGGACGCGGAATACTCCAAGGTCGGCGTCAAGCACATCTCGGCCGGTGCCTGGGACCCCTGCCACTTTGCCACCAAGGATCCGATCAACTCGCTGGCGGACCTGAAAGGCAAGCGCGTCTTCACCTTCCCGACTGCGGGCCGGTTCCTGAGCCAGTTCGGCGTGGTGCCGGTCACCCTGCCGTGGGAAGACATCGAGGTCGCAGTGCAGACCGGCGAGCTGGACGGTATTGCCTGGTCGGGGATCACCGAAGACTACACCGTCGGCTGGGCCGATGTGACCGACTACTTCCTGACCAACAACATCTCCGGCGCCTGGGCGGGCTCGTTCTTTGCCAACATGGGCCGCTGGGAAGAGCTGCCCGAGGACCTGCAGACCCTGTTCCGCGTCTGCTGCGACCAGTCGCATTATTACCGCCAGTGGTGGTACTGGGGCGGCGAAGCGTCGTTGCGCGTGAATGGCGACAAGATGAAGCTGACCACCATTCCGGACAACGAATGGCAGCAGGTCGAAGACGCGGCCGTGAAGTTCTGGGATGAGATCGCAGCCGAGTCCGAGACCAAGGCGAAGGTTGTCGAGATCTTCAAGAAGTATAACGCTGACATGCAGAAAGCCGGCCGCCCCTACCGCTACGGCTGA
- a CDS encoding glutamine synthetase family protein has translation MLSFDTLKDQVADGTVDTVLVCLVDMQGRLMGKRFHAKHFVNGAWEETHCCNYLLATDLAMATPDGYASTSWESGYGDYVMKPDLSTLRPVPWLDGTVMVLCDVLDHHTHEEVSHSPRAILKKQVNRLKAMGYDAMCATELEFFMFEQSFDEIRKSGFRDLSPISGYNEDYSILQTTREEHVMRPIRNHLWDAGLPIENSKGEAETGQEELNIKYAAAMDTAEYHTIAKHAVKEIAEQQGHAVTFLPKWSHDKVGSSSHVHQSLWQDGKPAFYDEGDALGMSALMKNYMAGLLKYAPDYTAFMAPYINSYKRFMKGTFAPTRIIWSVDNRTAGYRLCGDGTKAIRVECRIPGSDMNPYLAIAGMLAAGIAGIEEGLELQAPTKGDVYQGDTGMIPATLRDAAAALKGSEMLRNALGGDVVDHYVRAAEVEIEDFDRVVTDYEIARGFERA, from the coding sequence ATGCTCTCCTTCGACACTCTTAAAGACCAGGTTGCCGATGGCACCGTTGACACCGTTCTGGTCTGCCTTGTGGACATGCAGGGCCGCCTGATGGGCAAACGCTTCCACGCCAAGCATTTTGTGAACGGCGCCTGGGAGGAAACCCATTGCTGCAACTACCTGCTGGCCACCGACCTGGCGATGGCGACGCCGGACGGCTATGCCTCGACCTCCTGGGAGAGCGGCTATGGCGATTATGTGATGAAACCGGACCTGTCCACCCTGCGCCCGGTGCCCTGGCTGGACGGCACCGTGATGGTGCTGTGCGATGTGCTTGATCATCATACCCATGAGGAGGTTTCCCACTCCCCGCGCGCGATCCTGAAGAAACAGGTGAACCGGCTCAAGGCAATGGGCTATGACGCCATGTGCGCCACCGAGCTGGAATTCTTCATGTTCGAGCAGAGCTTTGACGAGATCCGCAAATCGGGCTTCCGCGATCTGTCGCCGATCTCCGGCTACAACGAGGATTACAGCATCCTGCAGACCACCCGCGAGGAGCATGTGATGCGCCCGATCCGCAACCACCTGTGGGATGCGGGCCTGCCGATCGAGAACTCCAAGGGTGAGGCGGAGACCGGCCAGGAAGAACTGAACATCAAATACGCCGCGGCGATGGACACGGCGGAATACCACACCATCGCAAAACACGCGGTGAAGGAAATTGCCGAGCAACAGGGCCACGCGGTGACTTTCCTGCCGAAGTGGAGCCACGACAAGGTCGGCTCCTCCAGCCATGTGCACCAGTCGCTGTGGCAGGACGGCAAGCCCGCGTTTTATGACGAGGGCGACGCGCTGGGCATGTCCGCCCTGATGAAGAACTACATGGCCGGATTGCTAAAATACGCGCCCGACTACACCGCCTTCATGGCGCCCTATATCAACAGCTACAAACGCTTCATGAAGGGCACCTTTGCGCCCACGCGGATTATCTGGTCAGTGGACAACCGCACCGCGGGCTACCGGCTGTGCGGTGACGGGACCAAGGCAATCCGGGTGGAGTGCCGCATCCCCGGCTCCGACATGAACCCCTATCTGGCGATAGCGGGCATGCTGGCGGCGGGTATTGCCGGCATCGAGGAAGGCCTGGAGCTGCAGGCCCCCACCAAGGGGGATGTCTACCAGGGCGACACCGGCATGATCCCGGCCACGCTGCGCGATGCTGCGGCGGCGCTGAAAGGCTCTGAGATGCTGCGCAATGCCCTTGGCGGCGATGTGGTGGACCACTACGTCCGCGCGGCGGAAGTGGAGATCGAGGATTTCGACCGGGTGGTTACCGATTACGAGATTGCGCGCGGGTTCGAGCGGGCGTGA
- a CDS encoding aldehyde dehydrogenase family protein, whose translation MGQTLKCISPIDGSVFAEREVLSREDAFAAAERARAAQAAWAARPLQERIDLVMAGVAAVGAMNDEIVPELAQMMGRPVRYGGEFGGFNERASHMAKIAEDSLADIEVGEDATFKRYIKRLPHGVVFVVAPWNYPYMTAINTVAPALIAGNTVVLKHATQTLLVGERMAKAFHSAGVPADVFQNVFLDHGTTSELIANRAFDFVNFTGSVGGGQAMERAAAGTFTGVGTELGGKDPGYVMEDADLDAAVDTLIDGAMFNSGQCCCGIERIYVHESLYDAFVEKAIAIVKGYKLGNPLDPETTIGPMANVRFAEEVRGQISEAVEAGAVAHIETFAEDDRGAYLTPQILTNVTHDMRVMREESFGPVVGIMKVSSDEEAIRLMNDSDFGLTASLWTADVERAQAVGDQIETGTVFMNRADYLDPGLCWTGCKDTGRGGGLSVIGYHNLTRPKSYHLKKVTG comes from the coding sequence ATGGGCCAGACCCTGAAGTGTATCTCGCCGATTGACGGATCGGTTTTTGCGGAGCGCGAAGTGCTGTCGCGCGAAGACGCCTTTGCAGCAGCGGAACGCGCCCGGGCGGCGCAGGCCGCTTGGGCCGCACGGCCGCTGCAGGAGCGCATTGATCTGGTGATGGCGGGTGTGGCCGCTGTTGGTGCAATGAATGACGAGATCGTGCCGGAGCTGGCGCAGATGATGGGCCGTCCGGTACGCTATGGCGGCGAGTTCGGCGGCTTCAACGAGCGCGCCAGCCACATGGCAAAGATCGCGGAAGATTCGCTTGCAGACATCGAGGTCGGCGAGGACGCCACCTTCAAGCGCTACATCAAGCGCTTGCCCCATGGGGTGGTCTTCGTCGTGGCGCCCTGGAACTACCCCTATATGACCGCGATCAACACTGTGGCTCCGGCGCTGATTGCCGGCAACACCGTGGTGCTGAAGCACGCAACCCAGACCCTGCTGGTCGGGGAGCGGATGGCCAAGGCCTTCCACTCCGCGGGCGTGCCGGCGGACGTGTTCCAGAACGTGTTCCTGGACCACGGCACCACGTCTGAACTGATCGCGAACCGCGCCTTCGACTTCGTGAACTTCACCGGCTCGGTCGGTGGCGGCCAGGCGATGGAGCGGGCGGCTGCAGGAACATTCACCGGGGTCGGCACCGAGCTGGGCGGCAAGGACCCCGGCTATGTGATGGAGGACGCCGATCTGGATGCAGCGGTGGACACGCTGATCGACGGCGCCATGTTCAACTCCGGCCAGTGCTGCTGCGGCATCGAGCGGATTTATGTGCATGAGAGCCTGTATGATGCCTTCGTGGAGAAGGCCATTGCCATCGTCAAAGGCTACAAGCTGGGCAATCCGCTGGATCCGGAAACCACCATCGGCCCTATGGCCAATGTCCGCTTTGCAGAGGAGGTGCGCGGCCAGATTTCCGAGGCGGTCGAGGCCGGTGCCGTGGCACATATCGAGACCTTTGCCGAAGACGACCGCGGCGCGTATCTCACGCCGCAAATCCTGACCAATGTCACCCATGACATGCGGGTGATGCGCGAGGAAAGCTTCGGGCCTGTCGTGGGTATCATGAAGGTGTCTTCCGACGAGGAAGCCATCCGGCTGATGAATGACAGCGACTTCGGCCTGACCGCCTCGCTCTGGACTGCGGACGTGGAGCGGGCGCAAGCCGTGGGCGATCAAATCGAGACCGGCACCGTCTTCATGAACCGCGCCGACTATCTGGATCCGGGCCTGTGCTGGACCGGCTGCAAGGACACCGGGCGCGGCGGCGGTCTCTCGGTCATCGGCTACCACAATCTGACCCGTCCGAAGTCTTATCACCTGAAGAAGGTGACCGGCTGA
- a CDS encoding iron-containing alcohol dehydrogenase, which translates to MSLVGNWSYPTAIKFGAGRIKELADACAAAGIKKPLLVTDKGLADLPVTQSTLDIMESAGLGRGMFSDVDPNPNEKNLDAGVAAYKAGGHDGVIAFGGGSGLDLGKMVAFMAGQTRPVWDFEDIGDWWTRADADAIAPIIAVPTTAGTGSEVGRASVITDSVTHQKKIIFHPKVLPAVVICDPELTVGMPKFITAGTGLDAFAHCVEAFSSPHYHPMSQGIALEGMRLVKDYLPRAYADGTDIEARAQMMSAAAMGATAFQKGLGAIHAMSHPIGAHFNTHHGTTNAVCMPAVLEFNASEIAGRFNMAAAYLGIDGGFDGFRKFVQELNDSLGIPRGLSDLGVTEAAIPELVKGAIIDPSCGGNPIELTEDNLAQLFKAAM; encoded by the coding sequence ATGTCTCTCGTTGGAAACTGGTCCTACCCGACCGCAATCAAATTCGGCGCAGGCCGGATCAAGGAACTGGCCGATGCCTGTGCGGCAGCCGGTATCAAGAAACCGCTGCTGGTCACCGACAAGGGGCTGGCCGATCTGCCGGTCACTCAAAGCACGCTCGACATCATGGAGTCCGCAGGCCTGGGGCGCGGCATGTTCTCGGACGTCGATCCGAACCCGAATGAAAAGAACCTGGACGCAGGCGTCGCCGCCTATAAGGCGGGCGGCCATGACGGGGTGATCGCATTCGGCGGCGGCTCCGGCCTGGACCTGGGCAAGATGGTCGCCTTTATGGCCGGGCAGACCCGGCCCGTCTGGGACTTTGAAGACATTGGCGACTGGTGGACCCGCGCCGATGCGGATGCCATCGCTCCGATCATTGCGGTGCCGACCACTGCAGGCACCGGATCTGAAGTGGGCCGCGCCTCGGTGATCACCGACTCAGTCACCCACCAGAAAAAAATCATCTTCCACCCGAAGGTGCTGCCCGCCGTGGTGATTTGCGACCCTGAACTCACCGTGGGGATGCCCAAGTTCATCACTGCGGGCACCGGGCTCGATGCCTTTGCCCATTGTGTCGAGGCCTTCAGCAGCCCCCATTACCACCCGATGTCCCAGGGCATCGCGCTGGAGGGCATGCGGCTGGTCAAGGACTACCTGCCGCGCGCCTATGCGGACGGCACCGATATCGAAGCCCGCGCGCAGATGATGTCGGCCGCGGCGATGGGCGCCACGGCCTTCCAGAAGGGCCTGGGGGCAATCCACGCGATGAGCCATCCGATCGGCGCGCATTTCAACACCCACCACGGCACCACCAACGCGGTCTGCATGCCTGCGGTGCTGGAGTTCAACGCGTCTGAAATTGCCGGCCGCTTCAACATGGCGGCAGCTTATCTGGGCATTGACGGCGGCTTCGACGGCTTCCGCAAGTTTGTGCAGGAACTGAACGACTCGCTTGGCATCCCGCGCGGCCTGTCGGATCTTGGCGTCACCGAGGCTGCGATCCCCGAGCTGGTTAAAGGCGCCATCATCGACCCCTCCTGCGGCGGCAACCCCATCGAGCTGACCGAGGACAACCTTGCCCAGCTTTTCAAAGCGGCAATGTAA
- a CDS encoding LacI family DNA-binding transcriptional regulator — protein sequence MTKKLLLKDVARLAGVSEMTASRALRGAPDVSAKTKAKIEEIARSHGYVPNRIAGSLSSQSVNLVAVVVPSLNSFVFPEVLSGISAVLKDSPLKPVVGISGYDLEEEESVIREMLSWRPSGLIVAGLEHTEATRRMLQQADCPVVEVMDVDGDPVRHCVGISHLQAGRDMASQILARGYRKIGFIGTKMPQDFRARKRFDGFTDGLAAQGVTLGDIEHYSGESAIQTGRQLTAQMLGRNPDLDCIYFSSDVMSVGGLMHCLAAGLTVPGDIALAGFNNLQILQGLPQQLATTDACRREIGERAARVILQSREAGGTEGLVFDRLCPAISLGETL from the coding sequence ATGACGAAGAAATTGCTTCTTAAGGACGTGGCCCGGCTGGCCGGGGTCAGCGAAATGACAGCCTCCCGCGCGCTGCGCGGGGCCCCGGACGTCTCTGCCAAGACCAAGGCAAAGATCGAGGAAATCGCCCGTAGCCATGGCTATGTGCCGAACCGGATTGCCGGCTCCCTGTCCTCGCAATCGGTCAACCTGGTGGCGGTGGTGGTGCCCTCGCTCAACAGCTTTGTCTTTCCGGAGGTTCTGTCGGGGATTTCCGCGGTGCTGAAGGACAGCCCGCTGAAACCGGTGGTCGGGATCTCCGGCTATGACCTGGAGGAGGAGGAAAGCGTTATCCGGGAAATGCTCAGCTGGCGGCCCTCCGGGCTGATCGTTGCGGGGCTGGAACACACCGAAGCCACCCGGCGGATGCTGCAGCAGGCGGACTGCCCGGTGGTCGAGGTGATGGATGTGGACGGTGATCCGGTGCGCCACTGCGTCGGCATTTCGCATTTGCAGGCAGGGCGCGATATGGCGTCGCAGATCCTGGCCCGCGGCTACCGCAAGATCGGTTTTATCGGCACCAAGATGCCGCAGGACTTCCGCGCCCGGAAACGCTTTGACGGCTTCACCGACGGGCTGGCCGCGCAAGGGGTAACGCTGGGCGATATTGAGCATTACTCCGGCGAAAGCGCGATCCAGACCGGGCGCCAGCTGACGGCGCAGATGCTGGGGCGCAACCCGGACCTTGATTGCATCTACTTTTCCAGCGACGTGATGAGCGTTGGCGGGCTGATGCACTGCCTGGCCGCCGGGCTGACGGTGCCGGGCGATATTGCGCTTGCCGGTTTCAACAACCTGCAGATCCTGCAGGGGCTGCCGCAGCAACTGGCCACAACGGACGCTTGCCGCCGGGAGATCGGGGAGCGCGCGGCGCGCGTCATCCTGCAATCGCGTGAGGCCGGCGGCACGGAGGGGCTGGTTTTTGACCGCCTGTGCCCCGCGATCAGCCTGGGCGAGACGCTCTGA